The Eggerthella guodeyinii sequence GCCAGCAGATCCTCGTGCTCATCGTGCAGAACGAGTTCTCGCACGACATCGTGGGCACGGTGACGGCGGCGAACAGCTTCTTCCGGCAGATCGGCTCCACGCTGGGCGCGTCGCTCGTGGGCGCGCTGTTCACGTCGCGCCTGTCGGCCGACCTCGCCGCGCAGCTGCCGCGCGTGGACAACATCAACGTGAACCGCATCACGCCCGAGTTCGTGCAGCATCTTGCCGAACCGGTGCGCCACGCCATCGCCACCGCGTACAGCGACGCCCTCGTGCCCATCTTCCTGTACGTGGTGCCGCTGCTGGCCGTCGGCTTCGTGTTCATGCTCACCCTCAAGGAGCACCCGCTGGCCACCAAGGTGGATCACGCCGGCCACCCCGGCGACGAGGTGTAAGCTCGCCCGCCCGGCCACCCGTCGCCCGCTCGTCCGGCCACCCTCGCGTTAGCGCGGGCGCAGCTGCCAGAAGGCGACGGCGCTGGCGGCGGCTACGTTGAGGGAGTCCACGCCGCCGGCCATGGGGATGCGCACGGTGTAGTCGCAGCGTCCGATGGTGTCGTGCGCCAGGCCGTCGCCTTCGGTTCCGAACACCAGCGCGAGGCGCTCCTCGGCGTTGAGGGCCGCGTCGTCGAGCGACACCGAATCGTCCGTCAGCGCGAAGGCCGCGGTCTTGAAGCCCAGCTCGTGCAGCAGCGGCACGCCGGCTTCGGCCCAGCCGCCCGTGCCGGTTGCGCCCGCTCCGGCCTCCTCGCCGATGCGCGTCCACGGCACCTGGAACACGGTGCCCATCGACACGCGCACGGCGCGACGGTACAGCGGATCGTAGCAGGCGGGCGTCACCAGCACGGCCTCGATGCCCAGCGCGGCGGCCGAGCGGAAGATGGCCCCGACGTTCGTGTGGTTCGTGATATCCTCCAGCACGGCGATGCGCCGCGCGTCGCGCACGATGTCGGCCACGCTGGGCAGCGCCGGCCGTCGGAACGCGCCCAGCGCGCCGCGCGTCAGCTCGAACCCGGTAAGCTTCGTCAGCTCGTCGTGCGGGGCGACGAACACGGGCACGCCGTCGCCCCAGCGCGCGGCGATCTCGTCGATCAACGGCTGCATCGCGGGCAGCCATTTCGGCTCCATGAGCAGCGACAACGGCTCCATGCCGCCCGCCAGCGCACGCTCGATCACCTTGCCGGACTCGGCGATGAACAGCGCCTTCTCGGGCTCCAGCTTGCTGCGCAGCTGCGCTTCCGTCAGCCGCGCGAACGCATCGAGCCGCGGGTCGTCGAGCGTGGCCACTTCCATGATCATAGGGCGGTCCCGTTCTCGCACGCCTCGCGGGCTTCGGCCACCGTGTCCGCGACGTTCGCCAGGCCCTGCGCGCAGAACTCGTCGCACTCCATCACGTGCGCGCCGATGTGCGCCATGTCCTCGATGTTCGCCGCTTGCACCTCGGGCGTGCGCGACGACGTGCAGTCTTCCAGCAGCACCACGTTGTAGTCCAGCGACAACGCGTCGTAGCAGGTGGTGCGGATGCAGTTCGGCGTGGTGGTGCCGATGAGCACCACGGTGCCCACGCCCAGGCGGCGCAGAATCAGGTCGAGCGACGTGCCGAAGAACGCCGAGAAACGCGGCTTCACGATCACGCGGTCGCCCGGCTGCGGCGACAGCGGCGCGTATTCCTCCAACGTGCGCGGGCTGGCGCAGGCGCGCGAGACGGGCTTGCCGCCCTCGAGCCACGTGCGCCGCCGCACGGCTTCCACGTCCGAGCCGTCGGCGGCGTACTCGCGCACGGCGTGGATCACGGGCATCCCCAACGCGCGCGCCTGGTCGAGCGCCCGCGCGCAGGCGAGCACCGTGGACAGTGCGCCGTCCACGCACAGCGCGGACGAGGGGTCCACGAACCCGTGCTGCATGTCGATGATGATGAGGGCCGCCTTGCGCGGGTCGATCATAGGGCACTCCTTCGCACGATTTCAAACCGGTTCCTATTGTAGTCGATGATGCCGTCCTTCTTCATCCGCGACAGCTCGGCGCACATGGCGCTGCGATCCACCGACAGGTAATCGGCCAGCTCCTGGCGGTCGAACGGGATGGCGAAGCGGCTCGACTCAGCGCGTTCGGCCTGGTCGGAGAGGTACGACAGCAGCTTGGCGCGCGTCGTGCGCTTCGCGGTGTGCTCGATCTTGCGCGTCAGCGCGTGCGTGCGCTTCGCGATGATGCCCAGCAGGTTGCGGATGAGCCGCGCGTGGAACGCGCACGACGACGGGCACATGCTGGTGATGCGCCCCACGTCGAGGAGCACCACCACGGCGTCTTCAGCTGCCACCACGTTGATGTCGAGGGCCAGGTCGGGCTCGCACGCGTACACTTCGGCGAACGACTGGCCGGGGCCGAACGACGCGAGGATGCTGCGGTTGCCCCAGTAGTCCTCCTTCTCGAGGCGCACCGAGCCCTCCAGCACCATGCCCATCGACGTGGTGTGGTCGCCCATGCGGAACACGTACGCTCCCTTGGGGAACGAGCGCTGCCGCGCGCCGAGGCATTGCAGCATGGGCTCGAGGTCGGCGGCGTCGATGCGCTCGAACAGGGGCGAGCGGCCGATGAGGGGCAGGTAGCGGTCCATGAGGCTCCTTTGTTGTAAATACAACGGAAATGCTTGCACCAGTATCGTAGGGTGAGCGTCATCAGGCAAGCAAACGATGACCGAGCGCTGCGCCCCGAGCCGCGAACGGCGGATGTCCCATTGGGGTACGTCCCCGTTGGGGACATGCGGGGCGCAGGCGCGAGAGAGGACGAGACGTGGGCGATACAACGACGATGTTCTGCTTCCAGTGCGAGCAGACGGCCGGGTGCACCGGCTGCACCGGGACGGCGGGCGTGTGCGGCAAGCAGGCCAGCACGGCGAACTTGCAGGACGAGGTCACGGGCGCGCTCGTGGGCCTCGCGCAGACGGTGCGCGCGGCGGGCGCGCAGACGAACGCGGAGGCGCGCCGCGCGGCGGACGACCTGGCGATGGAGGGCCTGTTCGCCACGCTGACGAACGTGGACTTCGACGATGCGGCCTTGGCCGACCTGCGGGAGCGCGCCCATGCCGAGCGCGACGCCGTCGCGGCGGCGGCCGGCGTGGAGGCCGCGCCCGACTACGACCTGGCCGCATTGTGGAACGCGCCGGAGGACGTGCGCTCGCTCAAGTCGCTCGTGCTGTTCGGCTTGCGCGGCCTGGCGGCGTATGCGTACCACGCGGCCGCGCTGGGCTATCGCGACGACGCGGTGTCGTCCTTCCTGCACGAGGGGCTGGCCGCGTTGGCCGACGCCGAGGCGGGCGCCGACGTGCTGCTGCCGCTGTCGCTCAAGGTGGGCGAGGTGAACCTGCGCTGCATGGAGCTGCTCGACCAGGCGAACACCGAAACCTTCGGCACGCCCGAGCCCACCACGGTGGCGCGCGCGGTGGAGGCCGGCCCCTTCATCGTGGTTTCGGGCCACGACCTGCACGATCTCAAGCTGCTGCTCGACCAGACGGCCGGTCGCGGCGTGAACGTCTACACGCACGGCGAGCTGCTGCCTGCGCACGCCTATCCGCAGTTCAAGCAGTACCCGCACCTCAAGGGCAACCTGGGAACCGCGTGGCAGAACCAGCGCGTCGAGTTCGCCGACCTGCCCGCGCCCATCCTGTTCACCACGAACTGCCTCATGCCGCCGGCGGCCTCCTACGCCGACCGCGTGTTCACCACGGGCCCCGTGGCGTACCCCGGGATGGCGCACGTCGAGGGGGCGCCCGACGGCAGCAAGAACTTCGAGCCGCTCATCGAGCGCGCGCTCGAGCTGGGCGGGTACGCGACGGCGACCGACGCGGACGGCGCGTTCACCACGGGCTTCGGCCACGGCACCATCCTCGGCGTGGCCGACACGGTGGTCGACGCGGTGAAGCAGGGCGCCATCAGCCGCTTCTTCCTCGTGGGCGGCTGCGACGGCGCGCGCCCGGGCCGCAGTTACTTCCGCGACTTCGTGCAGCAGGCGCCCGAGGACAGCATCATCCTGACGCTGGCCTGCGGAAAGTTCCGCTTCAACGACCTGGACTTGGGCACCATCGGCGGCCTGCCGCGCATCATGGACATGGGGCAGTGCAACGACGCGTACGGCGCCATCCGCGTGGCCGTGGCGCTGGCCGAGGCGTTCGGGTGCGGCGTGAACGACCTGCCGCTGACGCTGGTGCTGTCGTGGTACGAGCAGAAGGCCGTCAGCATCCTGCTGACGCTGCTGCACCTCGGCATCAGGGGCATCTACCTGGGGCCGACGCTGCCCGCGTTCGTGTCGCCGGGCGTGCTCGACGTGCTCGTCCGCGAGTTCGACGTGCGTCCCATCAGCACCCCGGAGAAGGACCTGGCCGCCATCCTGGGGTAGGCGCGCGCGGGGCGGCGCGACAACCGTGCGCCGCCCCGCCCCTCACGACCATTCGCGCGACCGGGCGAGCCACGCCGTCCTCCGACCAACGGCTCGCCCGCGTCGCATCATGCGCGCAAGCGCTTCCCTAGATATCCACGCCCAGGAATTGCTTTACCAGGATGCCGATGACGAACGACAGCGCGGCCACGCCCAGGCTGATGCCGGCCATCTGGCCGAACCGCTTCTTGAATGGCAGATCCTGCGCCACCGAGAGGTAGTAGTTGAACACCACGAGGATGAGCAGCACGATGACCACCATCGTGCCCATGGCCCACAGGTAGTGCGACTCGTCGAACAGCAGGTACGGCATGATCAGCAGCGCCACCGTCACGAGGTAGGCGATGCCCGTGTACGTGGCCGACTTCAGCGCGTCCGGGCGCCCCTCGCTCTTCGACGACAGGTATTCGCTCGACGCCATCGACAGCGTGGCGGCAATGCCGGTGATCAGGCCCGACAGCGCGATGAGCCGCGTGTTCTGCATGGCCAGCGTCAGGCCGGCCAGCGTGCCGGTCATCTCCACCATCGCGTCGTTCATGCCCAGCACCATGCTGCCCACGTACGACAGCCGCTCTTCGTCGAGCATGTCCAGCAGCGCCTTCTCGTGCGCTTCCTCGTCGGTGCGGATGCCGAGCGCCTCGGGCGCCTCCTTCGCCAGCTCCTCGTAGGAGATCTGGGCCTTCTCCTCGCCCCTCTCCATGAGCTTGACGGCGAACGTGAAGCCGAACACGCGCGCGATCAGCGAATAGCGCAGCACCGCGCCCCGCTGGGGCTTCATCTGCTCGCCGGTGTAGCGCTGCCAGATGCCGGCGTGCTTCGCCTCCTCGTCGGCGATGCGCAGCAGCGTGGTGCGGTTGTCCGCGTCCTTGGTGCTGGCGGCGATGCGTCGGTACACCTCGGACTCGGTCACCTCGTTCTGCTGAAACACCCGAATCTGCGCAAGCGCCCCGGAAGACAGGGCCGCCGCCCCCGAACTTGTTGCCATGCCAGGCTCCTCACCGCCGCATCCTCAAATCAGCAGCCAGTATATCCGATTCCGTCGAGCTTCGCGTTTGAGGGAACGGATGTTTCACGTGAAACATCGCGCTTCGGGTCGTGCGGCTGCCTGTCGAAAAACTCCCGCTGAGTCACGAAAATCACCGCTGTGAAGCCCGGCGGTCTCGATCCGGGCATCTCGATATTTTGCCACCTGGGGCGATGCCGATTGCAGAGGGAAATCGGTGGTCGCAGGACGGTCGATGGGGCGCAAAAGGCGGCCCAATCGCTTCACAGCGGTGATTTTTGTGCAAATCGAGGTGCCGCAGGAGCACGCAAGGCGCGCTGCCGCGTCGAGGCGTCGGGGCGGCGCGGGGTCCTGGCATCTGCCATCAGGAGGAAGCTCCCCGCTCCACCCACAGCAGCCATCCGAACGCGGCGGCCATCAGCACGAGGCCGGCGGCGTCGAACAGCACGAAGCGCTCGATGCTGGCCGAGAGGGCGGCGTGGCCGGCGGGCAGGCCCAGGCGCAGCCACGACTCGCCGACGAGGCCGATGGCTTGCTGCACCAGCACGATGACGGCCACGGCGCGGAAGCGCAGCGGGCTGGCGATGACGGCGGGGTAGGTGGCGTTCCACATGAGGAACGCGATGCCGAGGCCCTGCACGGCCGCGGCGCCCGGCACGCCCGCCACCTCGAACGAGGCCGCGTAGGCGTCGGGCCACAGCACGAACGACACGGCGCACTGCACGTTGATGACGAACACCAGCGCAAACGCCAGGCGCACCAGCCATGCGGCGCGGCGCACGCGCGCGGGGCGGTCGTTCGTGGTGGCGGGCTGGTTCATACCGGTATCCTTTCGCATCGCCGTGCAGCATACCACGGCCGCCGCGCGGCGGTATACTGCTGTTGAGCAACCGAAGAAAGGATCGCCATGACCGCCCCCGCATCTCCCGCCCCCAGCGCAAGCCATCCCTCGTTCGACCAGTTCGTCGCCACCATCGCCGCCCTGCGCGCCCCGGACGGGTGCCCGTGGGATCGCGTGCAGACGCACGAGAGCATCGCGCACAACATGATCGAGGAGGCCTACGAGGCGGTCGACGCCATCGAGATGGGCGACGTCGCGCACCTGCGCGAGGAGTTGGGCGACGTGCTGCTGCAGGTGGTGCTGCAAAGCCAGATCGCCGCGGACGATGGCGAATTCACCATCGACGACGTGTGCGCCGAGGTAAACGAAAAGATGATCCGCCGCCATCCCCACGTGTTCGGCGACGCGCACGCGGCGAACGCGAGCGAGACGCTCGATTTGTGGGACAAGGTGAAGCTGGCCGAGAAGGGCAGCGCCGACGAGGCCGCCGACGGCGCGGGAGCGCAGCGCGAGGGCCTGCTGGACGGCGTGCCCACCAGCTTCCCGGCGCTCATGCAGGCGCAGAAGATCTCGCGCAAGGCCGCAGCCGCCGGGTTCGAGTGGGATTCGCTCGACGACGTGTGGGACAAGGTGCGCGAGGAGGTCGGCGAGCTGCGCGAGGCCTACGAAGCCGCTCCCAAGGCCGCGAACGGCAAGGCGGACGCCGACGCCGCCCTGGCCACCGGCGACCCCGCATCCGCCGAGGCCGCGCGCGCGGCGGTCGCCGCCGTCGAGGACGAGTTCGGCGACGTGCTGTTCTCGCTCGTGAACGTGGGCCGCCGCATGGGTGTGGACGCCGAGGGCGCCCTGCGCTCCACGTGCCGGAAGTTCCGCGACCGCTGGGCGTACATGGAGCGCGCCGCCGAGGAGCAGGGTCGCGCCATCGAGGACCTCACCCCCGACGACCGCGAAGCGCTGTGGAACGAGGCTAAACGCACCGAACGCGCGTAGCCGCCAGGCCCCCGAACGCTTCCGCCCGCTCCGCGGCGCG is a genomic window containing:
- a CDS encoding cysteine hydrolase family protein gives rise to the protein MIDPRKAALIIIDMQHGFVDPSSALCVDGALSTVLACARALDQARALGMPVIHAVREYAADGSDVEAVRRRTWLEGGKPVSRACASPRTLEEYAPLSPQPGDRVIVKPRFSAFFGTSLDLILRRLGVGTVVLIGTTTPNCIRTTCYDALSLDYNVVLLEDCTSSRTPEVQAANIEDMAHIGAHVMECDEFCAQGLANVADTVAEAREACENGTAL
- the mazG gene encoding nucleoside triphosphate pyrophosphohydrolase, whose protein sequence is MTAPASPAPSASHPSFDQFVATIAALRAPDGCPWDRVQTHESIAHNMIEEAYEAVDAIEMGDVAHLREELGDVLLQVVLQSQIAADDGEFTIDDVCAEVNEKMIRRHPHVFGDAHAANASETLDLWDKVKLAEKGSADEAADGAGAQREGLLDGVPTSFPALMQAQKISRKAAAAGFEWDSLDDVWDKVREEVGELREAYEAAPKAANGKADADAALATGDPASAEAARAAVAAVEDEFGDVLFSLVNVGRRMGVDAEGALRSTCRKFRDRWAYMERAAEEQGRAIEDLTPDDREALWNEAKRTERA
- a CDS encoding TrmH family RNA methyltransferase; protein product: MIMEVATLDDPRLDAFARLTEAQLRSKLEPEKALFIAESGKVIERALAGGMEPLSLLMEPKWLPAMQPLIDEIAARWGDGVPVFVAPHDELTKLTGFELTRGALGAFRRPALPSVADIVRDARRIAVLEDITNHTNVGAIFRSAAALGIEAVLVTPACYDPLYRRAVRVSMGTVFQVPWTRIGEEAGAGATGTGGWAEAGVPLLHELGFKTAAFALTDDSVSLDDAALNAEERLALVFGTEGDGLAHDTIGRCDYTVRIPMAGGVDSLNVAAASAVAFWQLRPR
- a CDS encoding VIT1/CCC1 transporter family protein; amino-acid sequence: MATSSGAAALSSGALAQIRVFQQNEVTESEVYRRIAASTKDADNRTTLLRIADEEAKHAGIWQRYTGEQMKPQRGAVLRYSLIARVFGFTFAVKLMERGEEKAQISYEELAKEAPEALGIRTDEEAHEKALLDMLDEERLSYVGSMVLGMNDAMVEMTGTLAGLTLAMQNTRLIALSGLITGIAATLSMASSEYLSSKSEGRPDALKSATYTGIAYLVTVALLIMPYLLFDESHYLWAMGTMVVIVLLILVVFNYYLSVAQDLPFKKRFGQMAGISLGVAALSFVIGILVKQFLGVDI
- the hcp gene encoding hydroxylamine reductase translates to MGDTTTMFCFQCEQTAGCTGCTGTAGVCGKQASTANLQDEVTGALVGLAQTVRAAGAQTNAEARRAADDLAMEGLFATLTNVDFDDAALADLRERAHAERDAVAAAAGVEAAPDYDLAALWNAPEDVRSLKSLVLFGLRGLAAYAYHAAALGYRDDAVSSFLHEGLAALADAEAGADVLLPLSLKVGEVNLRCMELLDQANTETFGTPEPTTVARAVEAGPFIVVSGHDLHDLKLLLDQTAGRGVNVYTHGELLPAHAYPQFKQYPHLKGNLGTAWQNQRVEFADLPAPILFTTNCLMPPAASYADRVFTTGPVAYPGMAHVEGAPDGSKNFEPLIERALELGGYATATDADGAFTTGFGHGTILGVADTVVDAVKQGAISRFFLVGGCDGARPGRSYFRDFVQQAPEDSIILTLACGKFRFNDLDLGTIGGLPRIMDMGQCNDAYGAIRVAVALAEAFGCGVNDLPLTLVLSWYEQKAVSILLTLLHLGIRGIYLGPTLPAFVSPGVLDVLVREFDVRPISTPEKDLAAILG
- a CDS encoding Crp/Fnr family transcriptional regulator encodes the protein MDRYLPLIGRSPLFERIDAADLEPMLQCLGARQRSFPKGAYVFRMGDHTTSMGMVLEGSVRLEKEDYWGNRSILASFGPGQSFAEVYACEPDLALDINVVAAEDAVVVLLDVGRITSMCPSSCAFHARLIRNLLGIIAKRTHALTRKIEHTAKRTTRAKLLSYLSDQAERAESSRFAIPFDRQELADYLSVDRSAMCAELSRMKKDGIIDYNRNRFEIVRRSAL